The following nucleotide sequence is from Pseudomonadota bacterium.
TCTCATTCGGCAAACCGCTTGGCAATTACATGGTTTGCAGGAACAGTTGCTGTTTTCTCACTTGCCAGCACAAAACATTCCCGATACCTTTTACCGCTCTATCCTGCGGCTGCTATTATTCTTGCTTCTTTAATAGAGGATATTATTATCAAAGGCTCCATACTCTATAAAAATATATTTCAAAATATTATAAACGCTCTAATTTTGGCAGTATTGCTGGCTGGTTTGGTTTTTTCCTGTTTATACAGACAATTGGTGTTTGTCCCTTTTGCATTCGTTTTTATCTGGTTGGCAGCAGGGATATTTTTGTGGTTTTTCATAAGAAGACGAATAATAGAGAAATATAGTTTGATTGCCTCAATACTGCTTCTTCTCATCGTGGGACTTTCCGGATCAAATCTTATGGTAATCCCGGCATTTTCCCATATGGCATCCGGCCGGGCTTTTATAGAAGCAGCAGAATCGAAGGTTGACCCAAAACTTCCGCTTGTACTTTATGGTATAAATAATGATGGCGATGGCGTAAAATTTGCTCTGTACAGCAACCGTAAACCATCTGCAATTCGTTTTGTAAACACTGCCGAAGAGTTAAATATGATTACAAAACCTTGCCTTTTAGTTTCTCGTCTTAATGATAATACAGAGCTTAAAAGTCTTTTATACGGGGAAAAATGCAATAAGATAGCAGAAGGGAAAATCTACTCGAAACAATTTGTCGCCTGCTTGCTCGGTTCAGGAGAATAGCCAATTTATGAATAAAGAAATAAAAAAATATACGATAGCGCTTATAGCCTTATATGTTTTATGCTATATACTGCCGCTTGGATACAGAGATTTGGTAATTCCTGATGAAACACGCTACGCCGAAATCGCCAGGGAGATGATTTCAGGAGGCGACTGGGTTGTTCCGCATTTAAACGGATTACGATACTTTGAAAAACCTGTTTTAGGATACTGGGCACATGCATTCTCTATCATGCTTTTCGGAGAAAACAATTTTGCTGTTCGTTTCCCTTCAGCGCTTGCAGTCGGACTTTCAGCATTGTTGATATATTTGCTTGTATTTAAAGTTTATCGTAAGGAAGATAAAAATAATTATTTACCGACTGTTCTTGCAGTACTTGTCTTTCTGACTTCTTTTGAAGTGTTGGGTCTGGGTAATACAGCTGTCCTCGATAGTATATTTGCTCTCTTTTTAACAGCTTCCATAGCCTTTTTTTTTATTGCTTCTGAAGAAAACCTTAAATCAGGAAGAGAAAAACTATTTTTATTGTTATCCGGAATATTTTGCGGACTTGCATTTCTTACCAAGGGATTTCTTGCCTTTGCCCTTCCCATAATGGTAATAGCACCTTATCTTGTCTGGCAAAAACGTTATAAAGATATATTACGCATGAGCTGGCTTCCTCTTCTTTTCGCAGTGCTTGTATCTTTGCCATGGAGCATTGCTATCTACTTAAGAGAACCGGATTTCTGGCACTATTTTGTCTGGACTGAACACATCCAGCGTTTTATGGCCAATAACGCCCAGCATAGTAAATCATTCTGGTTCTTCTGCCTTATTTCACCGGCAGCTTTATTGCCATGGACATTCTTAATTCCGGCAACCATTGCCGGAATTAGAATGCAAATAAAATTTCTTGACGCAAGCAGCCGGCTGGTAAGGTTTTCTATTTGTTGGCTTGTACTGCCTTTTTTGTTTTTTTCACTTTCAAAAGGCAAGCTTATAACTTATATTCTTCCCTGCTTTGCACCTTTTTCCGTTCTTATGGCGCTCGGCCTTTCGAATATGACTGAAAAGGTTAAAAACAGATCTTTTAAGTTCGGAGTAGTTTTTGCCGGTATGATATTTTCGCTGATACTTCTGGCTTTTATCTATATTCAACTTTTCGGCTATCATGATTTCTATCCTTATACCCAGCCATGGAAAATGCTAATGGCTGTTAACAGTCTTGTTTTTTTTATTTTATTTTGCGGCCTTTCTTTAAAAAGCCAAAATAGCAGATCCAGCGTTTTGCTTTTCGGGATAGCTCCGCTTCTGCTGTTTTTTTCAGCTCATTTCATTGTGCCTGATTTGACCTTAGAAAAGAAGGCACCCGGCACTCTTCTTGAAAGAAATAAACAGGCTCTCGGACAGGAATCTATAATCTTATCCGATTCAAGTACTGTTGGGGCAGTCTGCTGGTATATGAAGCGAAGTGATGTATACTTACTTGAAGGTGCCGGCGAACTTGATTATGGAATAAGTTGTGCAGATTCTGCGTTTAGATTGATAGATATTAAATCGGCTGTAAGTTTGATCAATGAAAATCGTGGCAAAACAGTGCTGGTATCCAAAATTAATAATATCCGCAAATGGAAAGATCGGCTTCCCGAACCTGTTTATCAAGATGATAACGGCTTTAACGGATTTGTGTTCCGGCGTTATTAAATATAAATAAATATCCCAAAAAATAAGGTTGCTTCATAAAAGATGTTGCTTAAAGTTTGGCGTAATTAACGAAGAAGAGTATTTCAAGAGTTTCACAGACAGCCTGAATCAGGAGTAAATAATCTCTGTACATACCAAATACAGCTTTTTTATTTTAATAGCTGGAATTATTTGTTTCAGTTCATTTCTTTCCGATGACTTTCTTGGGCTTGATGACAGATATGCAGTTTTTGCACAGGAAATGCTTCGTAACGGACCGACATTTTTTCCAACTACTTATGGAAAGCCTTATCCTGATTACCCTGCTACTGGGACATTAATGATATACCTTGCCTCACTGCCAGGAGGTCATGTTACACCTTTTACTGCGGCTATTCCAACAGCCATAGTATCGGCATTAATTCTGGTGCTCATATTTCGTATCGGGGCCATCCATTCACTGGAATGGGGACTTATTGGAGTTGGCTTTATTCTTCTTACCAAGACTTTTGTAAGTTTGTCTCGTTGTGTTTCGCCGGATCAATTTGTAAGCTTGGCTGCAGCATTAGGGTTTTATATAATCTATACGGCTGATGTGTTCGACAAAAAAAGGCGCCTGTTTTGGATACCGCTGATATTTGTCGGTGGTTTTTTGTTTCGTGGGCCCTTAGGATTAATAATCCCGGCAGCAGTGGTCTGCACATACTATCTGGTTGATAAAAAGATAAAATTCTTTTCTCTGATGTCTTTTGTTGCGTTGTTGGTGATGATTTTATGCTGTGCCGGACTTCTGGCAGCAGCAAGATATCAGGGTGGTGATATATTTATGCATGATGTTATAAGGATGCAGGCGATAGGCCGGTTATATGAAAAAAGCCACGGATTCCTGTATTATTTTACTGAAGGTCTTAATCAATATGCATTATGTTATCCTGTTGCTCTTATCGTCTTAATTATATTTTGGAAGAAGATATGGGAATATGAGAGGGATGAATACAGACTTTTGGCAAAGCTTGCGATATGGGCATTTATTGTGATAATCGGTTTGTCCTTTGCCTCAACCAAAAAAGAAAGATATATTTTGCCTGCTATGCCTGCATTGGCGCTTATTTCAGGATGGTTGATATACGGGGCAAAGGATGAAATCAGAGCGCTTAAGCTAAAACGGGGTTTTCTTAAGTTATGTAAATATTTTCCTGCTTTAGCGTGTTTATGTGTGGTAGCTATCGGATATTTTAATTTATTAAAATCGGACGTTGATTGGCATACGGCTTCAATATTAACCGGCATTATAGCTATAGTGGTGTGGGCGGCAGATAGACGCCTGAAAGGTTCACTAAATGAGCTTTTAAAAATTGGAGCCGGTGCGCTGACGTTATTAATTTTGATAACCAACATCTCAGAACCTTATGCCGTTAACACCAGAGGAAACCGTCCATTTGTGGAAAAAATCTCATCAATGCAAAAAAAGAGCCCGGCTAATATAGTATTTTATCAACTTAGGCGAGACAAGGAGGCACTATCATTACTCGCGATATATGAAGAGCCTGTTGAGCCGCTATTCATCTATAAAGCAGGAGAAATAACCTCATGTCCGGGCGGATCATATATTATTGCCACTGAGGAGGCTTTTAAACAACTGCCTGAGAAAGTAAAAACTCTTGTAACAACAGCATACAAAGGCAAATTCTACAAAGAAGATTGTTTGGTATTAATCAGGAAATTACAAGAATGAGAAGCCACCACTTTTTTATGAATTTCTTTTTGCAATGAAAGTATG
It contains:
- a CDS encoding phospholipid carrier-dependent glycosyltransferase — translated: MNKEIKKYTIALIALYVLCYILPLGYRDLVIPDETRYAEIAREMISGGDWVVPHLNGLRYFEKPVLGYWAHAFSIMLFGENNFAVRFPSALAVGLSALLIYLLVFKVYRKEDKNNYLPTVLAVLVFLTSFEVLGLGNTAVLDSIFALFLTASIAFFFIASEENLKSGREKLFLLLSGIFCGLAFLTKGFLAFALPIMVIAPYLVWQKRYKDILRMSWLPLLFAVLVSLPWSIAIYLREPDFWHYFVWTEHIQRFMANNAQHSKSFWFFCLISPAALLPWTFLIPATIAGIRMQIKFLDASSRLVRFSICWLVLPFLFFSLSKGKLITYILPCFAPFSVLMALGLSNMTEKVKNRSFKFGVVFAGMIFSLILLAFIYIQLFGYHDFYPYTQPWKMLMAVNSLVFFILFCGLSLKSQNSRSSVLLFGIAPLLLFFSAHFIVPDLTLEKKAPGTLLERNKQALGQESIILSDSSTVGAVCWYMKRSDVYLLEGAGELDYGISCADSAFRLIDIKSAVSLINENRGKTVLVSKINNIRKWKDRLPEPVYQDDNGFNGFVFRRY
- a CDS encoding glycosyltransferase family 39 protein — translated: MLRNGPTFFPTTYGKPYPDYPATGTLMIYLASLPGGHVTPFTAAIPTAIVSALILVLIFRIGAIHSLEWGLIGVGFILLTKTFVSLSRCVSPDQFVSLAAALGFYIIYTADVFDKKRRLFWIPLIFVGGFLFRGPLGLIIPAAVVCTYYLVDKKIKFFSLMSFVALLVMILCCAGLLAAARYQGGDIFMHDVIRMQAIGRLYEKSHGFLYYFTEGLNQYALCYPVALIVLIIFWKKIWEYERDEYRLLAKLAIWAFIVIIGLSFASTKKERYILPAMPALALISGWLIYGAKDEIRALKLKRGFLKLCKYFPALACLCVVAIGYFNLLKSDVDWHTASILTGIIAIVVWAADRRLKGSLNELLKIGAGALTLLILITNISEPYAVNTRGNRPFVEKISSMQKKSPANIVFYQLRRDKEALSLLAIYEEPVEPLFIYKAGEITSCPGGSYIIATEEAFKQLPEKVKTLVTTAYKGKFYKEDCLVLIRKLQE